From Halotia branconii CENA392, the proteins below share one genomic window:
- a CDS encoding filamentous hemagglutinin N-terminal domain-containing protein, which produces MSGKIQYWLHWCSSLVLGSVLIISWQEYVFAQITPDNTLPNNSIVTPNGSTFSITGGTQTGSNLFHSFSEFSVPTGGTASFNNAVDIQNIISRVTGGSVSQIDGLIRSLGTANLFLINPKGIIFGQGARLDIGGSFVGTTANAIGFGNQGFFSATNPNTSQLLTVNPSAFLFNQISTAPIQNNSIAPAGVDSAGFSAFGLRVPDGKSLVLVGGNVSMDGGLLNAYGGRVELGGLGKPGNVALGVDGDSLSLKFPENVTRADVSLTNQAAIYVEGAGGGNIAVNASNLEILGGSILSAGIGEGLGIPETVAGDITLNATEEIKVSSGSVVLNDVHLGSQGNGGNITIDSGSFSLQDGAQLQASTSGRGNAGNVRVNAKDAVSLANAYILSTVESGGVGKGGNIDINAATLSLVDSAQLLTITREASATQPAGQRNAGNVNVNVTGAVDIVGEKNSFPSAIFSWVETGTVGNGGNITIDSGSFSLQDGAQLQSSTFGQGNAGSVIVSAKDAVSLADASIFNTVEVGGVGKGGNIDINAATLSLIDGAQLQTLTRGASDTQPAGRGDAGNVNVNVTGKVDIAGEKNGLVSGISSNMETGTVGDGGNITIDSGSFLLQNDAQLIASTSGQGNAGNVIVSAKDAVSLADASILSTVEAGGVGKGGNIDINAATLSLIDGAQLQTLTRGASDTQPAGRGDAGNVNFNVTGKVDIAGEKNGFVSAISSNMETGTVGNGGNITIDSGSFLLQNDAQLIASTSGQGNAGNVIVSAKDAVSLADAYIFSTVEAGGVGKGGNIDVNAATLSLIDGAQLVTLTSRASATQPAGQGDAGNVNVNVTGKVDIAGEKNGLVSGIRSRVETGTVGNAGNITIDSGSFSLQDGAQLTASTFGQGNAGNVIVSAKDAVSLAGNASIFSRLGAGGVGKGGNIDVNAATLSLIDGAQLQTLTSIASATQPAGRGNAGNVNVNVTGKVDIAGEKNGLPSAIFSDVETGTVGNGGNITIDSGSFLLRDGAILKASTSGQGNAGTIKVNAADFITISGSSSNFNSGLFVNSQSTTGTAGDIIVTSPRVTLDNSGTLNAKSTSGNGGDINLQTDLLLLRRGAQISTTAGTAQAGGNGGNITINAPSGFILAIPSENSDITANAFTGRGGRVDIKAFGIYGIQPRESPTPLSDITARSELGVQGTVALNTPEIDPDSGLVELPTIPVDTQVAQGCYSPGYAQSRFVINGRGGLPANPKDILTPDATQMNWVSFKPSNNNRSLPPVSIKPTFSTPKRIVEATGATLNAKGQIVLSANSSTVTLSSSRQNPIGCHGG; this is translated from the coding sequence ATGTCAGGGAAAATTCAATATTGGCTGCATTGGTGTAGTAGTTTGGTGTTAGGTAGTGTGTTAATTATTTCTTGGCAAGAGTATGTTTTTGCTCAAATTACTCCAGATAACACCTTGCCTAATAATTCCATCGTTACACCAAATGGCAGTACCTTCAGTATCACTGGAGGAACGCAAACAGGAAGCAATTTGTTTCACAGCTTTAGCGAGTTTTCTGTACCTACTGGTGGCACTGCTTCTTTTAATAATGCTGTTGATATTCAAAATATTATTAGTAGAGTAACAGGTGGGTCAGTTTCTCAGATTGATGGGTTAATTCGCAGCTTAGGTACAGCTAATTTGTTTTTGATAAATCCCAAGGGGATTATTTTTGGACAGGGTGCAAGGCTAGATATCGGTGGTTCTTTTGTAGGGACTACAGCTAATGCTATTGGATTTGGTAATCAAGGTTTTTTCAGTGCTACTAATCCGAATACTTCACAGTTGCTAACAGTAAATCCTTCCGCTTTTTTGTTTAATCAAATTTCTACTGCGCCAATTCAAAATAACTCAATAGCACCCGCAGGAGTTGATTCAGCAGGCTTTAGTGCATTTGGTTTACGAGTACCAGATGGTAAGAGCTTAGTGCTGGTAGGTGGTAATGTCAGCATGGATGGGGGACTACTAAATGCTTATGGTGGACGAGTTGAGTTAGGAGGATTGGGCAAACCTGGCAATGTAGCGCTGGGTGTAGATGGTGATAGTCTCAGCTTGAAATTTCCTGAGAATGTGACGCGAGCAGATGTATCCCTTACCAATCAAGCTGCAATATATGTAGAAGGGGCTGGTGGCGGTAATATTGCAGTCAATGCCTCTAATCTAGAGATATTGGGAGGAAGTATTTTAAGTGCTGGTATTGGGGAAGGTTTGGGAATACCTGAAACTGTTGCAGGAGATATTACGCTTAATGCTACCGAGGAAATCAAAGTTTCATCTGGGAGCGTAGTTTTGAATGATGTGCATTTGGGGTCACAAGGCAATGGCGGTAACATTACTATTGACTCTGGCTCATTCTCGTTACAAGATGGCGCTCAACTTCAAGCTTCAACTAGTGGACGAGGGAATGCGGGAAATGTGAGAGTGAATGCAAAAGATGCTGTTTCTCTTGCAAATGCTTATATCCTCAGCACAGTGGAATCAGGAGGCGTCGGTAAAGGTGGCAATATCGATATCAATGCTGCAACCCTATCACTAGTTGATAGCGCTCAACTGCTAACTATTACTCGTGAAGCATCCGCTACCCAGCCAGCAGGACAGAGAAATGCGGGGAATGTCAATGTTAACGTGACTGGCGCTGTTGATATCGTTGGGGAGAAAAACAGTTTTCCTAGTGCAATTTTCAGCTGGGTTGAAACGGGGACAGTTGGTAATGGAGGTAACATTACTATCGATTCTGGTTCATTTTCGTTACAAGATGGCGCTCAACTTCAAAGCTCAACATTTGGACAAGGGAATGCAGGGAGTGTGATAGTCAGTGCAAAAGATGCTGTTTCTCTTGCAGATGCTTCTATCTTCAACACGGTGGAAGTTGGAGGTGTTGGTAAAGGTGGCAATATCGACATCAATGCGGCAACACTGTCACTAATTGATGGCGCTCAACTGCAAACCCTTACTCGTGGTGCATCTGATACCCAGCCAGCAGGACGGGGGGATGCGGGGAATGTCAATGTTAATGTTACTGGCAAAGTTGATATTGCTGGGGAGAAAAATGGTTTAGTCAGTGGGATTTCCAGCAATATGGAAACGGGGACAGTTGGCGATGGTGGTAACATTACTATTGATTCTGGCTCATTCTTGTTACAAAATGACGCACAACTTATTGCCTCAACTTCTGGACAAGGGAATGCGGGGAATGTGATAGTCAGTGCAAAAGATGCTGTTTCTCTTGCAGATGCTTCTATCCTCAGCACGGTGGAAGCTGGAGGTGTTGGTAAAGGTGGCAATATCGACATCAATGCGGCAACACTGTCACTAATTGATGGCGCTCAACTGCAAACCCTTACTCGTGGTGCATCTGATACCCAGCCAGCAGGACGGGGGGATGCGGGGAATGTCAATTTTAATGTTACTGGCAAAGTTGATATTGCTGGGGAGAAAAATGGTTTTGTGAGTGCGATTTCCAGCAATATGGAAACGGGGACAGTTGGTAATGGTGGTAATATTACTATTGATTCTGGCTCATTCTTGTTACAAAATGACGCACAACTTATTGCCTCAACTTCTGGACAAGGGAATGCGGGGAATGTGATAGTCAGTGCAAAAGATGCTGTTTCTCTTGCAGATGCTTATATCTTCAGCACGGTGGAAGCTGGAGGTGTTGGTAAAGGTGGCAACATCGACGTCAATGCGGCAACACTGTCACTAATTGATGGCGCTCAACTGGTAACCCTTACTAGTAGAGCATCTGCTACCCAACCAGCAGGACAGGGGGATGCGGGCAATGTCAATGTTAATGTTACTGGCAAAGTTGATATTGCTGGGGAGAAAAATGGTTTAGTCAGTGGGATTCGCAGCAGGGTGGAAACGGGAACAGTTGGCAATGCGGGTAATATTACTATTGATTCTGGTTCGTTCTCGTTACAAGATGGCGCTCAACTTACTGCCTCAACATTTGGACAAGGGAATGCGGGGAATGTGATAGTCAGTGCAAAAGATGCTGTTTCTCTTGCAGGTAATGCTTCTATCTTCAGCAGGTTGGGAGCAGGGGGTGTAGGTAAGGGTGGCAACATCGATGTCAATGCGGCAACCCTGTCACTCATTGATGGCGCTCAACTGCAAACCCTTACTAGTATAGCATCTGCGACCCAGCCAGCAGGACGGGGGAATGCAGGGAATGTCAATGTTAATGTTACTGGCAAAGTTGATATTGCTGGGGAGAAAAATGGTTTGCCTAGTGCGATTTTCAGCGATGTGGAAACGGGAACAGTTGGCAATGGGGGTAACATTACTATTGATTCTGGTTCTTTCTTGTTACGCGATGGCGCTATACTTAAAGCCTCAACTTCTGGACAAGGGAATGCAGGCACAATCAAAGTTAATGCGGCTGATTTTATTACCATCTCTGGTAGCAGTTCAAACTTCAACAGTGGCTTGTTCGTGAACTCTCAAAGTACGACAGGTACTGCTGGAGATATTATCGTCACCTCACCTAGAGTTACTCTAGACAACAGTGGTACACTCAACGCCAAATCTACATCGGGTAATGGTGGCGACATCAATTTACAAACTGATTTATTGCTACTGCGTCGTGGCGCTCAAATTTCTACCACCGCAGGTACAGCACAAGCTGGGGGTAATGGTGGCAATATCACCATCAATGCCCCGTCGGGCTTTATCCTCGCCATCCCCAGCGAAAACAGCGACATTACCGCCAATGCTTTTACAGGCAGAGGTGGGAGAGTGGATATCAAAGCCTTTGGTATCTATGGTATTCAACCCCGTGAAAGTCCAACTCCCTTGAGTGATATCACTGCTAGGTCAGAACTCGGTGTACAAGGCACTGTAGCACTAAATACACCTGAGATTGACCCTGACAGTGGCTTAGTTGAATTGCCAACAATACCAGTTGACACCCAAGTAGCCCAAGGCTGCTACAGTCCAGGTTATGCCCAAAGTCGTTTTGTAATTAATGGGCGTGGCGGTTTACCAGCCAATCCTAAAGATATTCTCACTCCTGATGCAACCCAAATGAATTGGGTATCTTTTAAACCCAGCAACAACAACCGTTCCCTACCACCTGTTAGCATTAAACCAACTTTCTCTACACCCAAACGTATTGTTGAAGCCACAGGTGCAACCCTCAACGCTAAAGGACAAATAGTCCTAAGTGCTAATTCATCCACCGTTACTCTTAGTAGTTCCAGACAAAACCCAATTGGGTGTCATGGTGGCTAA
- a CDS encoding DUF928 domain-containing protein — translation MIKKKLLYQSIQNTCIISLLIISTTSYLQLVQAQVSNSTQNTIKNSHFQSFKQPKLPKNGAPTGRRRAGAGRNPECPTSLTRLTALVPGDAEASFSASTVAENPTFWFYVPQLPQTTRSGEFVLQVLDGKDVKNVSRTPLTLSGESGIISITLPSQSQYSLKADKKYHWYFHIYCGDPQKTSENFYVDGFVQREMLTQTLNSQLKAAKSREYIAYSTNDIWYDALTNLAQLHHANPQNATINNDWFDLLNVVGLPDIAKEPIVQHYSLGK, via the coding sequence ATGATTAAAAAAAAGCTACTTTACCAATCAATTCAAAATACCTGCATCATTTCTTTGCTAATTATTAGTACAACAAGTTATTTGCAATTAGTGCAAGCACAGGTTTCTAATTCGACTCAAAACACTATTAAAAATTCGCACTTCCAATCTTTTAAGCAACCAAAATTACCCAAAAATGGCGCACCTACAGGTCGTCGCAGAGCAGGGGCAGGGCGTAATCCTGAGTGTCCTACCTCTTTGACGCGTCTGACTGCTTTAGTACCTGGTGATGCAGAAGCATCATTTTCAGCATCAACAGTCGCAGAAAATCCAACATTTTGGTTTTATGTTCCCCAACTGCCACAAACCACGCGTTCTGGAGAATTCGTGTTACAAGTGCTAGATGGTAAAGATGTAAAGAATGTCTCTCGAACACCTCTGACTCTGTCTGGGGAATCTGGTATTATTAGCATTACTTTACCATCACAATCGCAATACTCTTTAAAAGCAGATAAAAAGTATCACTGGTACTTTCATATTTATTGTGGTGATCCACAAAAAACATCTGAGAATTTTTATGTAGATGGATTTGTGCAAAGAGAGATGCTGACTCAGACTCTTAATAGTCAATTGAAAGCGGCAAAATCAAGAGAATACATTGCCTACAGTACCAATGATATTTGGTATGATGCCCTAACTAATTTAGCTCAACTGCATCACGCTAATCCGCAGAATGCAACTATCAATAACGATTGGTTTGACTTATTAAATGTAGTTGGCTTGCCAGATATTGCAAAAGAGCCAATTGTACAGCATTACAGCTTAGGCAAATAA
- a CDS encoding CHASE2 domain-containing protein — protein MRKLVVLKLDGDLHLGVQVTLEIGEEGKRPTTEITGKLPSNLDMATAIEQWQSIYRSLWKFTRIKAKKITYDGSISQRRQEYDTKASEVQKHLNKWLLSDSFRPVREKWLKHLMPDEEIRVLIRTHCLQLKKLPWHLWDLIDQDYLKAEVVLGIPDSEPVTSVLQTYTWKNKIRILAILGHSDGIDVEKDRQLLEKLPNAAITFLVEPQYSDINDKLWKQPWNILFFAGHSKSEGDTGCIYINKTDQLTIDELRHDLRNAVANGLQLAIFNSCDGLGLARELQDIQIPQTIVMREPVPDLVAQKFLKYFLEVFSSRQSIYTAVRTARQRLKGIEKEYPGATWLPVISEHPAVVPMTWQLQRKMLTNKNAMAVLLTSLLVTSLVTGVRYWGYLQASELHAFDHFIQMRSHFVTEQPDERILIITIDEADIQYQINKGMQMRWSLSDQALAQLLEKLNKYQPRSIGLDIYRDGTLDPKYPNLATRFQQDNRLFFVCKVATTDDDGDTDGIPPPFGVSRERLSFSDFVADDENIARRQLLHLTPPSKSLCTTEYAFSLQLALHYLDQEAKTSSVTKEGHLQIGDIVFEQLNEHTSGYQKVDASGYQVLLNYRSLRSAEKIAEQISLRDVLDEKIPIESVQLLKDRIVIIGLSAPTNTNDYWKTPFSSNARPKQKQIPGVFVQAHMLSQILSAVLDRRPLLWWWSGWMEILWIWGWSLIGGITAWYYSKPLHLGLAVIVTLLTLFGLSFSIFILAGWIPFIPSVLGLLTTQVMVILWLRRSNFGQKR, from the coding sequence ATGAGAAAATTAGTTGTGCTGAAGCTAGATGGCGATTTGCACTTAGGCGTGCAGGTAACGCTGGAGATTGGAGAAGAAGGCAAACGTCCTACTACAGAAATTACTGGCAAACTGCCCTCCAATTTAGATATGGCAACAGCTATCGAACAGTGGCAGTCCATATATCGTAGCTTGTGGAAATTTACCCGCATCAAAGCCAAAAAAATTACTTACGATGGTTCTATCTCTCAGCGACGTCAGGAGTACGATACAAAAGCTAGTGAGGTGCAGAAGCATCTAAATAAATGGTTGCTGTCAGACTCTTTTCGTCCTGTGCGGGAAAAATGGCTCAAACATTTGATGCCAGATGAAGAAATACGAGTGTTGATTCGTACTCATTGTTTGCAACTCAAGAAACTTCCTTGGCATTTGTGGGATTTAATAGATCAAGATTATCTCAAAGCTGAAGTTGTTCTCGGTATTCCAGACTCAGAACCAGTAACATCAGTATTGCAGACATATACCTGGAAAAATAAAATCAGAATTTTGGCAATTTTAGGTCATAGTGATGGTATAGATGTAGAAAAAGACCGCCAGTTACTAGAGAAATTACCAAATGCCGCTATAACTTTTTTAGTAGAACCTCAATATTCAGACATCAACGATAAGTTGTGGAAACAGCCTTGGAATATTCTATTTTTCGCAGGTCATAGTAAAAGCGAAGGTGATACAGGTTGCATCTATATTAATAAAACAGATCAATTAACAATTGATGAACTCAGACATGACTTGAGAAATGCTGTTGCCAACGGTTTACAATTAGCAATTTTCAACTCCTGTGATGGATTAGGATTAGCGCGAGAATTGCAAGATATACAGATTCCGCAAACTATTGTCATGCGAGAGCCAGTACCGGACTTGGTAGCTCAAAAATTTTTAAAGTATTTCCTAGAAGTTTTTTCATCAAGACAATCTATATATACTGCGGTTCGCACTGCCAGACAAAGGCTCAAAGGAATAGAAAAGGAATATCCTGGCGCGACTTGGTTGCCAGTGATTAGCGAACATCCTGCGGTAGTGCCTATGACTTGGCAGTTGCAGCGAAAAATGCTCACTAACAAGAATGCAATGGCAGTATTGCTGACAAGCTTGTTGGTAACAAGTTTAGTTACGGGTGTGCGATATTGGGGTTATCTGCAAGCATCAGAACTACATGCTTTTGACCATTTTATACAGATGCGATCGCATTTTGTCACCGAACAACCTGATGAGCGAATTTTAATTATTACTATTGATGAAGCTGATATTCAATACCAAATCAACAAAGGAATGCAAATGCGATGGTCATTGTCTGACCAAGCACTTGCTCAGCTATTAGAAAAATTAAATAAATATCAACCACGAAGTATTGGTTTAGATATTTATCGTGATGGGACTCTAGACCCCAAATATCCAAATTTAGCTACTCGTTTTCAGCAAGATAATCGTCTATTTTTCGTGTGTAAAGTTGCGACAACTGATGATGATGGTGATACTGATGGGATTCCACCACCTTTTGGAGTTTCCAGAGAACGCTTGAGCTTTAGTGATTTTGTTGCAGATGATGAAAATATTGCTCGTCGCCAGCTTTTACATTTGACTCCTCCCTCAAAATCTCTATGCACCACAGAATATGCTTTCAGTCTACAACTAGCACTTCATTATTTAGATCAAGAAGCCAAAACATCAAGTGTTACCAAAGAAGGTCATTTACAAATTGGTGATATTGTGTTTGAGCAATTAAACGAACACACTAGCGGTTATCAAAAAGTGGATGCATCTGGTTATCAAGTATTGTTGAATTATCGTTCTCTCCGCTCTGCTGAAAAAATTGCCGAGCAAATTAGTTTGAGAGATGTGTTAGATGAAAAAATTCCAATAGAATCAGTTCAATTACTCAAAGACCGCATAGTTATTATTGGTCTTTCTGCTCCTACTAATACGAACGATTATTGGAAAACACCTTTTAGTTCTAATGCCAGACCAAAGCAAAAGCAAATACCGGGGGTGTTCGTACAAGCACATATGCTAAGTCAAATCCTGAGCGCCGTTTTAGACCGTAGACCTTTGTTGTGGTGGTGGTCTGGATGGATGGAAATACTTTGGATATGGGGATGGTCATTAATAGGAGGTATTACAGCATGGTATTATTCAAAACCATTACACTTAGGATTGGCGGTGATAGTAACGCTACTAACATTATTTGGATTAAGTTTTAGTATTTTTATACTGGCTGGATGGATACCATTTATCCCCTCAGTATTAGGGTTGCTAACTACTCAAGTAATGGTAATTTTATGGTTGAGACGTTCCAATTTTGGTCAAAAAAGATAA
- a CDS encoding DUF1822 family protein, translating to MNKIIDVLTFSAPIPVDGRHRAEDLRQQQATPEKAEQVYLNTLSVSFVNSYLSYMGFETDLNKSDSWNVIQQTLMDVADLSIKNLGLLECRPVLEDARFVYVPPEVQSNRIGYVAVQIGKSFREATLLGFVKQVQTDLLPINQLQSLDDLLEYLEELSQLKVGETFNNSLAFNQNLVKLKQWLENIFEAGWQEVETLLDTQSINPAWNMRSKTGAFISRGKLIDLGKYLQEQAVVLVVTLPPDNEQEMDVIVEVHPTNGQYYLPPNLNLMVLDFEGKSVMEAQTRNSNKNIQLEFSCEVGERFSIKLALGDISITENFVIC from the coding sequence ATGAACAAAATCATAGACGTTTTAACTTTTTCAGCTCCTATACCTGTAGATGGTAGGCATCGGGCAGAAGATCTACGTCAACAACAAGCCACACCAGAAAAAGCTGAACAAGTTTATCTTAATACTTTATCTGTTTCTTTCGTCAATTCTTATCTAAGTTATATGGGATTTGAGACAGACTTAAATAAAAGTGACAGTTGGAATGTCATACAACAGACATTAATGGATGTCGCTGATTTGTCGATAAAAAACTTGGGCTTATTAGAATGTCGGCCAGTATTAGAAGATGCACGATTTGTTTACGTGCCGCCAGAAGTACAGTCAAATCGAATTGGCTATGTCGCTGTGCAGATTGGCAAATCATTTCGAGAAGCAACGCTACTGGGATTTGTCAAGCAGGTACAAACGGATTTGTTACCTATTAATCAACTACAATCTTTAGATGATTTATTGGAGTATTTAGAAGAACTTTCCCAATTAAAAGTTGGTGAAACATTTAATAATTCGCTGGCGTTCAATCAGAATTTAGTGAAATTGAAACAGTGGTTAGAAAACATTTTTGAAGCTGGTTGGCAAGAAGTTGAGACTCTTTTAGACACTCAAAGTATCAATCCAGCTTGGAATATGAGAAGTAAAACAGGTGCTTTTATTAGTAGAGGTAAGCTGATTGATTTAGGAAAATATTTACAGGAACAAGCAGTGGTTTTAGTTGTTACCTTACCTCCAGATAACGAACAAGAAATGGACGTTATTGTAGAAGTACATCCGACAAACGGACAATATTACTTACCACCAAATCTCAATCTAATGGTACTGGATTTTGAGGGAAAATCTGTAATGGAAGCCCAAACTAGAAATAGCAATAAAAATATTCAATTAGAGTTTAGTTGTGAGGTAGGAGAACGTTTCAGCATTAAACTGGCTTTAGGAGATATCAGCATTACAGAAAATTTTGTCATTTGTTAA
- a CDS encoding sigma-70 family RNA polymerase sigma factor, whose translation MANNWRKQLDAHLKELAIAAQKCTHLTKEKRIALTRLINAIWQSGKLVRPYKGQFQLVYEDIYDEAVQNLFFYLCQDNNINRYDPERGEVITWVNMLLTKRFFPEAIPKVIGKENEINLDNSHWENIPDFQPASLFEQVRECIESDPESVFCKEHIKGHPEANFQAIAQRRCSGISWKDISLEWGIGITSLHNFYQRCLKKFADKLQEYLYT comes from the coding sequence ATGGCTAACAACTGGAGAAAACAACTAGATGCACATCTTAAAGAATTAGCGATCGCAGCCCAAAAATGCACACACTTAACTAAGGAAAAGCGGATAGCATTAACACGTTTGATTAATGCTATTTGGCAATCAGGTAAACTTGTTCGCCCTTACAAAGGTCAATTTCAACTAGTTTACGAAGATATCTATGATGAAGCAGTACAAAATTTATTTTTCTATCTTTGTCAAGATAATAATATTAATAGGTACGATCCAGAACGAGGCGAAGTTATAACTTGGGTCAACATGCTATTAACTAAACGTTTTTTTCCAGAGGCTATACCTAAAGTTATTGGCAAAGAAAATGAAATCAATCTCGACAATTCTCATTGGGAAAATATACCTGATTTTCAACCAGCTTCTTTATTTGAACAAGTCAGAGAATGTATAGAATCAGATCCAGAATCCGTTTTTTGTAAGGAACACATCAAAGGTCATCCAGAGGCAAATTTTCAAGCTATAGCTCAAAGAAGATGTTCTGGTATTTCCTGGAAAGATATTTCATTGGAATGGGGTATTGGAATCACTTCTTTACATAATTTTTATCAACGTTGCTTGAAAAAGTTTGCTGATAAACTTCAAGAATATTTATATACTTAA
- a CDS encoding urease subunit beta has protein sequence MIPGEIITSASEIELNVGRPTIKLQVSNTGDRPIQVGSHFHFYEVNSALNFDREQARGMRLDIPAGTAVRFEPGDEKEITLVPLVGTRQVYGFNSRINDNLD, from the coding sequence ATGATTCCTGGGGAAATTATCACATCAGCAAGCGAAATTGAATTAAATGTTGGTCGTCCAACTATAAAATTGCAAGTATCTAATACAGGCGATCGCCCCATACAAGTTGGTTCGCATTTTCACTTTTATGAAGTTAACAGTGCCTTAAATTTTGATAGAGAACAAGCGCGAGGAATGCGCCTCGATATCCCCGCCGGAACGGCAGTTAGATTTGAACCAGGGGATGAAAAAGAAATTACCTTAGTACCTTTGGTTGGTACACGCCAAGTTTACGGTTTCAATAGCAGAATTAACGACAATCTCGACTAA
- the ureA gene encoding urease subunit gamma, which produces MQLTPQEKDKLLIFTAALLAERRKKRGLKLNYPEAVAYISAAILEGARDGQTVAELMNYGTTLLTRDEVMEGIPEMVHEVQVEATFPDGTKLVTVHNPIR; this is translated from the coding sequence ATGCAACTTACGCCGCAAGAAAAAGATAAGCTGTTAATTTTTACAGCTGCACTATTAGCAGAAAGACGTAAAAAAAGAGGTTTGAAATTGAATTATCCAGAAGCAGTTGCCTATATTTCTGCCGCTATTTTAGAAGGTGCAAGAGATGGGCAAACAGTAGCAGAATTGATGAATTATGGAACAACACTGTTAACACGCGATGAAGTGATGGAAGGAATACCAGAAATGGTACATGAGGTGCAGGTGGAAGCAACTTTTCCTGATGGCACAAAATTGGTAACAGTTCACAATCCAATTCGTTAA
- a CDS encoding urease accessory protein UreD, giving the protein MTCNPQIAEGWHGKLNLVYADRLNTTQLIYDRHQAPLKVQRPFYPEGQKVCHSVILHTAGGVVGGDRLSLNLHLKPDAQALITTAAASKIYRSNGLQARQTIEIQIDAGACLEWLPQETILFNGAIYRQDLRVELATKANYLGWEINRFGRSARGEKFLQGEWRSHTEIWQQGVPLWIDRQWLPGSEEVFHSPHGLLGKPIVGSLVWVGSFMSKEIVERTRNLWDGEGEAGVSQLQNGFLCRYRGYSTTEVRNWFTSVWQMLRVDFLGRGNCIPRVWQV; this is encoded by the coding sequence ATGACCTGTAACCCGCAAATAGCAGAAGGTTGGCATGGCAAACTTAACTTAGTTTATGCCGATCGCCTGAATACGACCCAGCTGATTTACGATCGCCATCAAGCACCGTTAAAGGTACAACGCCCGTTTTATCCAGAAGGGCAAAAAGTTTGTCATAGCGTCATTTTACATACCGCTGGGGGAGTTGTAGGAGGCGATCGCTTATCCTTGAATTTACACCTCAAACCTGATGCACAAGCTTTAATCACTACAGCTGCCGCTAGTAAAATCTATCGCAGTAACGGTTTACAAGCTAGACAAACCATCGAAATACAAATTGATGCTGGTGCTTGTTTAGAATGGTTGCCACAGGAAACAATTTTATTTAACGGTGCGATTTATCGGCAAGATTTACGGGTAGAATTAGCCACCAAAGCTAATTATTTAGGCTGGGAAATTAACCGATTTGGTCGCAGTGCTAGAGGAGAAAAATTTTTGCAGGGAGAATGGCGATCGCATACTGAAATTTGGCAGCAAGGCGTACCCTTATGGATAGATCGGCAATGGCTACCGGGTAGCGAAGAAGTTTTTCACAGTCCCCACGGTTTGTTAGGAAAACCTATTGTGGGTAGTCTCGTTTGGGTGGGAAGTTTTATGTCAAAAGAAATCGTCGAGAGAACACGAAATTTATGGGATGGCGAAGGCGAAGCAGGTGTTAGCCAATTACAAAATGGATTTTTGTGTCGATATCGTGGTTACTCTACAACTGAAGTGAGAAACTGGTTTACATCTGTTTGGCAAATGCTACGAGTTGATTTTTTAGGTCGTGGTAATTGCATACCAAGAGTTTGGCAAGTTTGA